A window of the Parabacteroides merdae ATCC 43184 genome harbors these coding sequences:
- the rocF gene encoding arginase: MKINVIGVPLNLGCDREGVERAPNHLRERGLMRIIRKNGHRAFDLGNLYVPLVSEADKFARGRSLKYLDAIVEVNNNLAELVYDTLRGGAFPLVIGGDHSLGLGSASGVGKSFDDFGIIWLDAHGDINTSETSPSGNIHGMPLSALMGMGSEELVNIYAPGNKVNPQNVFLVGTRSLDEGEQALIEREQLSVYTMDMIHLKGIGFVAEDIKRKLKERKIRNVHFSIDVDSIDPRFAPGTGTRVCEGLMPDEFKDFVEHILFTNLIKSMDLVELNPELDVNDQTTNLCLDIIDYITARL; the protein is encoded by the coding sequence GCGTGAACGGGGCCTGATGAGGATTATCCGTAAAAACGGACATCGGGCCTTCGATCTGGGTAATCTGTATGTTCCTTTGGTTTCGGAGGCGGATAAGTTTGCCAGAGGGCGGAGCTTGAAATATCTGGATGCGATTGTCGAAGTCAATAATAACCTGGCAGAGCTGGTCTACGACACGTTGCGCGGAGGGGCTTTCCCTTTGGTGATAGGCGGAGATCATTCGTTAGGGTTGGGCAGTGCGTCAGGGGTGGGAAAGAGCTTTGATGATTTCGGTATCATCTGGTTGGATGCGCATGGCGACATCAATACGAGCGAGACTTCTCCCAGCGGCAATATTCATGGGATGCCGCTTAGCGCCTTGATGGGGATGGGGAGCGAAGAATTAGTCAATATCTATGCGCCCGGCAATAAGGTGAACCCGCAGAATGTCTTCCTGGTCGGGACCCGGAGCCTGGATGAAGGGGAGCAGGCTTTGATCGAGCGTGAGCAGTTAAGCGTTTATACGATGGACATGATCCACCTGAAGGGTATCGGTTTTGTTGCCGAAGATATCAAACGGAAGCTAAAGGAACGGAAGATACGGAATGTCCATTTCAGCATAGACGTGGACAGTATCGATCCCCGCTTTGCACCCGGTACAGGGACACGCGTGTGCGAAGGGTTGATGCCGGACGAGTTCAAGGATTTCGTCGAACATATACTATTCACCAATCTGATCAAGTCGATGGATCTGGTCGAGCTGAATCCCGAACTGGATGTGAACGATCAGACAACCAATCTATGCTTGGACATAATCGATTATATAACAGCCCGTTTGTAA